Proteins encoded by one window of Candidatus Nitrosocosmicus hydrocola:
- a CDS encoding sensor histidine kinase: MTSKKIPKIPKSEILYGSENAVKRGVMFMKNTKIRMDITFDKNAPSIVVQIPAYYEGYKKIIGRGAKIRCITDVTSENILSCKKLLNMVTELRHLNGLKGGIAVNESEYMATTVLHTGKPLTEVIYSNVDEVVAQGQYTFESLWKNAVPAMQKIIEIERGIEPIFTKTLQDDEEIYDTIFNVIKESKFLLVCSPIGGLQVSHQHFLKINRQILRDYNSGKHGGIKWITSLNDKNDIKLGNLFSKYGMKIRHTSDRPSINFVISDKYFASTTEKMINGDMISNLLFSNDPVYLEHFSTIFDNSWKNSVHLEHRIKEINDANLFKARVIVNPRTSFRLINQAFTSAKKEILIILPSINGLLRLINSGSLERLNELGSKGISVKILIIQSHKISHIKDIKTEYPEIEFRTPQFHFPIKNRITIVDRNKTIILKIKDDTKTKFPHAAGITTIIEGESTAWSYTAIFDTLWKQSETVEKLKKINNKLKSHEKMQKEYIDIIAHELRSPIQPIIGLTEYVKQKIKDKKQIELLDSVIASGQKLNTLTESILEVSRIEDNLFSLKEEKFNLNELLLNVIRVFEKILKRKKKDITFSLVDINKQYVILGDRNRLEQVISNLVHNSVKSISRKQHMEDGGRVLIKLEKKKSLPNVKSNQKIDFVNITVEDNGEGIDPVILPKLFTKFTKSSDGNGLGLYISKKIIEAHGGKIWAENIRNKKGAKIIFRLPLFGDVAT; encoded by the coding sequence GTGACTTCCAAGAAAATTCCAAAAATTCCCAAATCTGAAATTCTATACGGTTCAGAAAATGCCGTTAAAAGAGGTGTTATGTTTATGAAGAATACAAAAATAAGAATGGATATTACCTTTGACAAGAATGCTCCCTCAATTGTAGTTCAAATACCAGCATACTACGAAGGTTATAAGAAGATCATAGGAAGGGGAGCTAAAATAAGATGCATAACGGACGTCACTTCGGAAAATATTTTATCCTGTAAAAAATTATTAAATATGGTCACAGAATTACGCCATCTCAATGGTTTGAAAGGGGGAATTGCAGTAAATGAATCAGAATATATGGCCACAACGGTTCTTCATACTGGCAAACCGCTTACAGAAGTAATCTACAGTAATGTTGATGAAGTGGTTGCTCAGGGTCAGTATACCTTTGAATCACTATGGAAGAATGCTGTCCCTGCCATGCAAAAAATAATAGAGATTGAAAGAGGAATAGAACCTATTTTTACTAAAACTCTTCAAGACGACGAGGAAATTTACGACACAATATTTAATGTTATAAAAGAATCCAAATTTCTGCTAGTATGTTCACCAATAGGAGGCCTACAAGTCAGTCATCAACACTTTCTTAAAATTAACAGACAAATACTGCGAGATTACAATTCTGGAAAACACGGTGGAATCAAATGGATCACGTCTCTCAATGATAAAAATGACATCAAATTAGGTAACTTGTTTTCTAAATACGGCATGAAAATAAGACACACTTCGGATAGACCGTCTATCAATTTTGTAATAAGTGATAAATATTTCGCATCTACAACAGAAAAAATGATTAATGGGGATATGATTTCTAATCTATTATTTAGTAATGATCCAGTATATTTGGAACATTTTTCTACCATCTTTGATAATTCTTGGAAAAATTCTGTGCATTTAGAACATAGAATAAAAGAGATAAATGACGCCAATCTATTTAAAGCACGAGTAATAGTAAACCCTCGAACATCTTTTAGGCTGATAAATCAAGCATTCACCTCTGCAAAAAAAGAAATTTTGATAATACTTCCTTCAATCAATGGGTTGCTACGGCTTATTAATTCAGGAAGTTTGGAAAGGCTAAATGAATTGGGATCTAAAGGTATTTCTGTAAAGATTCTGATAATACAGAGTCATAAAATAAGTCATATAAAGGATATTAAAACCGAGTATCCTGAAATTGAATTTAGAACACCACAATTTCACTTTCCCATAAAAAACAGGATCACTATAGTAGATAGAAATAAAACAATAATACTAAAAATAAAAGATGATACTAAAACTAAATTTCCACACGCTGCAGGCATTACAACCATTATAGAGGGTGAATCTACGGCATGGTCCTATACTGCGATTTTTGATACACTATGGAAGCAGTCCGAAACTGTAGAAAAATTAAAGAAAATTAATAATAAACTTAAATCGCATGAAAAAATGCAAAAAGAGTATATTGATATAATAGCCCATGAACTTAGAAGTCCAATTCAACCAATAATAGGCTTGACTGAGTATGTAAAACAAAAGATCAAAGACAAAAAACAAATCGAATTACTTGATTCTGTAATTGCTAGTGGTCAAAAACTAAATACACTAACAGAAAGCATCTTAGAGGTATCTAGAATTGAAGATAACCTATTTAGTCTTAAAGAAGAGAAATTTAATCTAAATGAATTACTACTAAACGTCATTAGAGTTTTTGAAAAAATCTTGAAAAGAAAGAAGAAAGATATCACATTTAGTCTTGTTGATATCAATAAACAGTATGTAATACTTGGAGATAGAAACAGATTAGAACAAGTTATTTCAAATTTAGTACATAACTCTGTAAAATCAATTTCAAGAAAGCAGCACATGGAAGATGGTGGAAGAGTATTGATAAAGCTAGAGAAGAAAAAATCGTTGCCAAATGTTAAATCAAATCAGAAAATTGATTTTGTTAACATCACCGTAGAAGACAATGGCGAAGGTATAGATCCGGTAATATTGCCTAAATTATTTACAAAATTTACAAAATCTTCAGATGGAAATGGACTAGGCCTGTATATTTCAAAAAAAATCATTGAAGCACATGGAGGAAAGATTTGGGCTGAAAATATAAGGAACAAAAAGGGAGCCAAAATTATCTTCCGTTTACCCTTATTTGGTGATGTTGCAACATAA
- a CDS encoding cupredoxin domain-containing protein — protein sequence MNHSGKNTRIQIYLVIVGILGLSIALSYSPSSDVFAQSDTINNNSTGNVNLQPNINAESIFNTKTMTLGNNVKNLVILIPNEGHHAAGEDNEARFLDQHFVPENAMINTGTTVQWFNGDAGHERTIEVKDPSGNAVFNTGEIIDSQASQHFTFSNPGVYNYEAEGDPGVTMTGSVTVEDIQSPVTSSSGSLASTTTSNSTSNIDTVGILMVPTQDIDEYISQITDAGITVDNTYDFKDLRGGQEGTGDTQTLIVWTTGGKDLGEAISSLSELSTDLPYS from the coding sequence ATGAATCATTCAGGTAAGAATACACGTATTCAGATTTATTTAGTAATCGTTGGCATACTCGGTCTATCAATTGCTTTATCCTATTCACCAAGCAGTGATGTATTTGCTCAGTCTGATACTATTAATAATAATAGCACGGGAAATGTTAATTTACAACCTAATATTAACGCCGAAAGTATTTTTAACACCAAAACAATGACATTGGGAAATAATGTGAAAAATCTTGTTATCCTTATTCCCAATGAAGGTCATCATGCTGCTGGTGAAGACAACGAAGCAAGATTCTTGGATCAACACTTTGTACCAGAAAATGCCATGATTAACACAGGTACCACCGTACAATGGTTTAATGGCGATGCAGGTCACGAACGTACTATTGAAGTAAAAGACCCGAGTGGTAATGCAGTCTTTAACACAGGAGAAATAATTGATAGTCAGGCATCTCAACATTTTACTTTTAGCAATCCAGGTGTCTATAACTATGAAGCAGAAGGTGACCCAGGTGTAACAATGACTGGTTCTGTAACTGTAGAGGACATTCAATCACCGGTAACCTCATCATCTGGTAGTTTAGCAAGTACAACTACTTCAAACTCTACTAGCAATATAGACACCGTTGGAATATTGATGGTTCCAACACAAGATATTGATGAATATATCTCGCAGATAACAGATGCAGGAATTACCGTAGATAATACATATGATTTTAAAGACTTGAGAGGCGGACAAGAGGGAACTGGTGATACACAAACTTTGATTGTTTGGACCACTGGTGGAAAAGATTTAGGGGAAGCGATTTCATCACTAAGTGAACTATCAACTGATCTGCCCTACAGTTAA
- a CDS encoding response regulator has protein sequence MVLGLYSPYQKQLKENNLNLIEYRKERERKIKRMGKAYKDLNSNTNMTESPIPIVLVIDDNEDMTEMLCDYFDTQNINCKIINDSKKGLEELRKEGEKYTLILLDLAMPEFSGYDVFNELKKENLLSSRNIIIFTASAVTDSEIQELLNTGAKGVIKKPISLDELDELVQNTVRSTLQDKEN, from the coding sequence ATGGTCTTAGGATTATATTCACCATACCAAAAGCAACTCAAAGAAAATAACCTAAACCTTATCGAGTATAGGAAAGAGAGAGAGAGAAAAATAAAGAGAATGGGAAAAGCCTATAAGGATTTGAATTCAAATACGAACATGACAGAGTCACCAATACCAATAGTCCTTGTAATAGATGATAATGAAGATATGACCGAGATGTTGTGTGATTATTTTGATACTCAGAATATTAACTGCAAGATAATTAATGATAGTAAAAAAGGATTAGAAGAGCTGAGAAAGGAAGGTGAAAAATATACTCTCATATTATTAGACCTTGCGATGCCTGAATTCAGTGGTTATGATGTATTTAACGAGTTGAAGAAAGAGAATTTGCTTAGTTCAAGGAATATAATAATTTTCACTGCATCGGCAGTTACTGATTCAGAAATTCAAGAGTTATTGAATACTGGTGCTAAAGGCGTTATCAAAAAACCCATATCACTTGATGAGTTAGATGAACTTGTACAAAATACTGTAAGGTCCACTTTACAAGATAAGGAAAATTGA
- a CDS encoding YnfA family protein codes for MILPLTDNNNIPLILSTFGLFVIAALLEICGGYLVWLWLREKKSISFGLIGGVILFVYGIIPTLQPSNFGRVYAAYGGIFVVMAIIWGLMIDKKRPDRYEIIGGIIVLIGASVIFYAPR; via the coding sequence TTGATTCTTCCTCTAACTGATAATAACAACATTCCATTAATCCTGTCCACATTTGGTCTCTTTGTTATTGCTGCACTTTTAGAAATTTGTGGAGGATATCTAGTTTGGCTGTGGTTAAGAGAAAAGAAGAGCATAAGTTTCGGATTGATTGGAGGAGTTATACTCTTTGTTTATGGGATAATTCCAACACTTCAGCCATCTAATTTTGGAAGAGTGTATGCAGCGTATGGAGGCATTTTTGTTGTGATGGCTATCATTTGGGGTTTGATGATAGACAAAAAAAGACCTGATCGATATGAAATCATTGGAGGAATAATTGTTCTTATAGGTGCTTCAGTGATATTTTATGCGCCCAGATAG
- a CDS encoding P-II family nitrogen regulator: MKGLIIYVKESNFNAVKQILVDNQVGGITYFDIMGQGPLDREATERIVQGYKTGEKYTPEFARRTRIETIVDDAKANTIITALKDDNNIHGKIFTFDIAESHDL, encoded by the coding sequence ATGAAAGGTCTAATTATTTACGTTAAGGAAAGTAATTTTAATGCAGTTAAACAAATCCTAGTTGATAACCAAGTAGGTGGCATTACTTACTTTGATATAATGGGACAAGGTCCACTTGATAGAGAAGCTACCGAACGGATAGTGCAGGGGTACAAAACTGGAGAAAAGTATACTCCTGAATTTGCACGTCGAACACGCATCGAAACAATTGTAGATGATGCCAAGGCCAATACGATAATAACGGCGTTAAAGGATGATAATAATATACACGGAAAGATATTTACTTTTGATATAGCAGAATCACATGATTTATGA
- a CDS encoding CHRD domain-containing protein, whose product MNKRNTKPFFVSSMIALLVLAIFGIGTSAVISQTLAQGNDTNSNNNDDNNGNDDNNDSSTNVDYSTVLSGDQEVPPVNTTAAGIADFSPSDDGDSVEYTITADDIEAATAGHIHFGIEGQNGPVAVTLFEFDSPQDEVSESGTINADDLAGPLEGMQISDLLDAFNDGNAYANIHTEQNPDGEIRGQIISEELQEDTEEQ is encoded by the coding sequence ATGAATAAAAGAAATACAAAACCATTTTTTGTATCATCAATGATAGCATTGTTGGTCTTGGCAATATTTGGAATAGGAACCTCAGCTGTAATATCTCAAACTTTAGCTCAGGGTAACGACACAAATAGCAATAACAACGACGACAACAATGGTAATGACGACAATAACGACAGTAGTACCAATGTAGATTACAGTACTGTACTTTCAGGTGATCAAGAGGTTCCGCCAGTAAACACAACAGCAGCAGGAATTGCAGACTTTAGTCCATCTGACGATGGAGACAGTGTTGAATATACTATTACTGCCGATGATATAGAAGCAGCAACAGCAGGACACATTCATTTTGGAATCGAAGGTCAGAATGGACCAGTAGCAGTTACTTTGTTTGAATTTGATTCACCTCAAGATGAAGTTTCAGAAAGCGGAACAATTAACGCCGATGATCTTGCAGGTCCTCTAGAAGGAATGCAAATTTCTGATTTGCTAGATGCCTTTAACGACGGAAATGCCTATGCTAACATACATACAGAACAGAATCCAGATGGCGAAATACGAGGACAGATAATTAGTGAAGAATTGCAAGAAGATACTGAAGAACAATAA
- a CDS encoding winged helix-turn-helix domain-containing protein, whose translation MKSVATRDYLSILLDEVSLRIMKLLEEKELTIQQVATLLDLPLSSTYRKMNKLEQLDITKKTKIIRRLDGLDESFYTLWIYEISVSYKNKKLVYNAKHKPLEDKIARLWQKFKN comes from the coding sequence TTGAAGAGTGTAGCAACAAGAGATTATCTGTCCATTCTTTTAGACGAGGTTAGTCTGCGTATAATGAAATTACTTGAGGAAAAGGAGCTCACTATACAACAAGTTGCTACCCTATTAGATTTGCCCTTATCTTCTACTTATAGAAAAATGAACAAATTGGAACAACTAGACATAACCAAAAAAACAAAAATCATAAGAAGATTGGATGGATTGGATGAGTCTTTCTATACTCTTTGGATTTATGAAATATCCGTAAGTTACAAGAACAAAAAACTTGTTTACAACGCAAAACATAAGCCTCTGGAAGATAAAATAGCGAGACTATGGCAGAAATTTAAAAATTAA
- a CDS encoding P-II family nitrogen regulator: MKEINVYIKSNELSKVTDILLKHKVGVTFFDIQGTGRTPRSTSEVIHSYQTGRTIVPKFIGRILVLSIVSDTTAAQIVKEIINSFEFKDEPYGVLFIKDVTDAYELGTSVKGDEVLVSK; encoded by the coding sequence ATGAAAGAAATTAATGTTTATATCAAATCAAACGAATTGTCAAAGGTTACTGATATCCTGCTGAAGCACAAAGTGGGTGTTACCTTCTTTGATATTCAAGGAACAGGTCGGACTCCACGGTCCACCTCGGAGGTGATCCATTCTTATCAAACGGGTAGAACGATCGTACCAAAATTTATTGGAAGAATTCTGGTATTGTCTATAGTGTCGGATACTACTGCTGCTCAAATAGTTAAAGAGATAATTAATAGCTTCGAGTTCAAAGATGAACCATATGGTGTCCTTTTTATTAAAGATGTAACTGATGCCTATGAATTAGGAACTAGCGTGAAAGGAGACGAAGTATTAGTATCGAAATAA
- a CDS encoding YnfA family protein: MIKGKHILYSLFFFFIAGLCEICGGYLVWLWLRESYSWIFGVLGGFVLFTYGVIPTFQKAHFHRTYAAYGGIFILMAIGWGYFFEGIIPDMYDIIGTIISVIGVIIIFYYPRKENEKIGIDSSSN; encoded by the coding sequence TTGATTAAAGGCAAACACATTCTGTATTCTTTATTCTTCTTCTTTATTGCAGGGTTATGTGAAATTTGTGGAGGATATCTAGTTTGGCTGTGGTTAAGAGAAAGTTATAGTTGGATTTTTGGAGTACTAGGAGGATTTGTATTGTTTACGTATGGAGTGATTCCAACATTTCAGAAAGCACACTTTCATAGAACATATGCAGCGTATGGCGGCATATTCATCTTGATGGCTATAGGATGGGGTTATTTTTTTGAAGGAATTATTCCTGACATGTACGACATAATTGGAACGATAATTTCTGTGATAGGGGTAATTATCATATTCTACTATCCACGTAAAGAGAACGAAAAAATTGGAATTGATTCTTCCTCTAACTGA
- a CDS encoding DUF7521 family protein, which translates to MDWLSLVILIHIFIGFVLVYFAARAFARSKYLPMLYLAFGFFLITIGDTIIGDFLHFAEEGNKELIEEIIEISGFVFVIIAVLKS; encoded by the coding sequence ATGGACTGGTTAAGTTTAGTAATACTAATTCATATTTTTATAGGATTTGTACTTGTTTACTTTGCTGCCAGGGCTTTTGCAAGATCAAAGTATCTTCCTATGCTCTACCTTGCTTTTGGTTTTTTTCTCATAACTATAGGAGATACCATAATAGGAGATTTTCTTCATTTTGCAGAAGAAGGCAATAAAGAATTAATTGAAGAAATTATAGAGATATCTGGATTTGTCTTTGTGATTATTGCAGTGCTTAAAAGTTGA
- a CDS encoding class I SAM-dependent methyltransferase → MHNTKDKVKEIWGSGDYRSRGQYFPPVSARLTKYVRLQKDNTVLDLACGYGNTAITARAMGARVTGIDITPKLLALAKEEEKISNVNGIDWKEGDVERLPFEDESFDIVLSTFGHIFASNQELAGKEMVRVLKKGGRLGFTSWPPELAVGKLSDVVSKYNPFPPSDAFSPYNWGVPDKVKQFLPGIKDLFFERDTINIPILSPHHYWQDTTTKAGFMIQVIEALKKQNEIDKIESFKKDYIKTLEHYSCDNELRLGYLITVATK, encoded by the coding sequence TTGCATAATACTAAAGATAAAGTCAAAGAGATTTGGGGTTCAGGAGATTATAGAAGCAGAGGCCAATATTTTCCACCAGTATCAGCCCGTTTGACAAAATATGTAAGATTGCAAAAAGATAATACAGTTTTGGATTTAGCATGCGGATATGGTAATACTGCTATAACTGCTCGGGCGATGGGGGCAAGAGTAACTGGTATTGATATAACTCCAAAACTGCTAGCTTTGGCAAAAGAAGAAGAAAAAATTTCAAATGTTAATGGAATTGACTGGAAAGAAGGTGATGTAGAAAGATTGCCATTTGAAGATGAATCTTTTGATATTGTTTTATCGACTTTTGGTCACATCTTTGCATCCAATCAAGAATTAGCGGGCAAGGAAATGGTGCGAGTATTAAAGAAAGGTGGACGCTTAGGTTTTACAAGTTGGCCCCCAGAACTGGCTGTTGGAAAACTTTCAGATGTTGTTTCCAAATATAACCCGTTTCCACCCTCTGATGCATTTTCGCCATATAATTGGGGTGTTCCTGACAAAGTGAAACAATTTTTGCCAGGTATCAAAGACCTATTTTTTGAAAGAGATACCATTAATATTCCAATTTTGAGTCCCCACCATTACTGGCAAGATACTACTACCAAAGCAGGTTTTATGATTCAGGTAATAGAAGCATTGAAAAAACAAAATGAAATAGATAAAATCGAATCCTTTAAAAAAGACTATATCAAGACTTTAGAGCATTATAGCTGTGATAATGAATTGAGATTGGGTTATCTTATAACAGTCGCAACAAAGTAA
- a CDS encoding universal stress protein, with protein sequence MIQKILVTDDATEVSDRALEVASQIALPCKAQILLFHVIDLIEDPDTMIFGNNKELIEKAKMMNLGTTVENKWSERAQKKIKTLSEQEISYESICVTGKAADKILECAKTKKVDMIVMGSSNRLIGLSKIKALGSVTRKVSELADCPVLIVH encoded by the coding sequence ATGATACAAAAGATCTTGGTAACAGACGACGCTACAGAGGTTTCCGATAGGGCACTCGAAGTAGCATCTCAAATTGCTCTACCGTGTAAGGCTCAAATATTATTGTTCCATGTTATTGATCTTATTGAAGATCCAGACACAATGATATTTGGAAACAATAAGGAACTTATTGAAAAGGCAAAAATGATGAACCTAGGAACAACAGTTGAAAACAAATGGTCTGAAAGAGCACAGAAAAAGATAAAGACCTTAAGCGAACAAGAAATATCATATGAAAGTATATGCGTAACTGGAAAAGCTGCTGATAAAATTTTAGAATGCGCAAAGACCAAGAAAGTAGATATGATTGTTATGGGTAGTAGTAACAGATTGATAGGCTTGTCAAAGATTAAAGCATTAGGTAGTGTTACCAGAAAAGTTTCAGAGTTGGCAGACTGTCCAGTACTAATAGTTCATTAA
- a CDS encoding HAMP domain-containing sensor histidine kinase: protein MKIRSQLLIVFFIIVFIGSVTGVIAYLNILKIVEDFNHLNERIIPEDNLLKDFQILSEHFSYLTSSYPLAGIDQLSRSDIKDELKSIKAEFNKTNDKYSSIINNYLSNETETEDDIEARDNINQRWYELVSVSDNIILETDSRHIEKVTTEAINSSLPVPVLSGSSTSNEFSTDIKYNNILYTFFNTHESLESTLEESLEQELMEAEEIKDQVELTFLGTVQIIIVSVIASVIVAIVIAILVSEKISRPIVEVERATTEILSGNYDYPISKKSFASDEIVELSKQFDKMRDTIKANEKLTIKEHQLEKANVNLIRTERAKEEFISMVSHELKTPLGPAKGYLEMLLRPRIGGKLSDKQAKYVGIIYRNILKMESLVGDVLDVYKLDMGRLNFSKTNTEVQVLIDSVILDLKPLVIEKNIELQTDIVVDKNTTIFCDSKRIEQVFSNLIKNSIDFVPENTGKIIVKANESKDGESVVYFLVEDNGIGVSSDKVNNLFQKFYQIDTSATRKHGGTGLGLVICKGIVEAHGGKIWIDKSYTNGLRIIFTIPKATQRK, encoded by the coding sequence ATGAAAATTAGGTCACAATTGTTAATTGTATTTTTCATAATTGTATTCATAGGATCAGTTACTGGAGTTATTGCATACTTAAATATATTAAAAATTGTAGAAGACTTTAATCATCTAAATGAAAGAATTATTCCAGAAGATAATTTGCTAAAGGATTTTCAAATTCTATCTGAACATTTCTCATATTTGACCTCATCATATCCGCTAGCAGGAATTGATCAATTGTCGCGATCAGATATAAAGGATGAATTAAAAAGCATTAAGGCAGAATTCAACAAGACAAACGATAAATATTCTAGTATTATAAATAATTACCTTTCAAATGAAACTGAAACTGAAGATGATATAGAAGCTAGAGATAATATTAATCAAAGATGGTATGAACTTGTTTCGGTTTCAGATAATATAATACTAGAAACAGATAGTCGGCATATTGAGAAAGTCACTACCGAAGCCATAAACTCTTCGTTACCCGTGCCAGTATTATCCGGTTCTTCTACATCCAATGAATTTTCAACTGATATAAAGTATAATAATATTCTTTATACTTTTTTTAACACCCACGAATCCTTAGAATCCACTTTAGAAGAATCACTGGAACAGGAATTGATGGAGGCAGAAGAGATCAAGGACCAAGTAGAACTAACCTTTTTAGGTACTGTCCAAATAATAATAGTCTCTGTAATTGCCTCGGTAATAGTTGCTATTGTTATAGCCATCCTTGTATCTGAAAAAATATCGCGACCTATTGTAGAAGTGGAAAGGGCTACAACAGAAATATTATCTGGAAATTATGACTATCCTATTAGTAAGAAATCATTTGCCAGTGATGAGATAGTAGAATTATCCAAACAATTTGATAAAATGAGGGATACGATTAAGGCTAATGAAAAATTAACGATAAAAGAACATCAATTAGAAAAAGCCAATGTAAATTTGATAAGAACCGAAAGAGCAAAAGAAGAATTTATTTCGATGGTGAGTCACGAATTAAAAACCCCTCTTGGGCCTGCAAAAGGGTATTTAGAGATGCTTCTTCGTCCAAGAATTGGAGGCAAGTTAAGTGATAAACAGGCCAAGTATGTCGGAATAATATATAGAAATATACTAAAAATGGAGTCGTTGGTCGGAGATGTATTAGATGTTTACAAGCTTGATATGGGAAGGCTAAATTTCTCAAAAACGAATACTGAAGTACAGGTCTTGATAGATTCAGTCATACTGGATTTGAAACCGTTAGTAATAGAGAAAAATATAGAACTTCAAACAGATATAGTAGTTGATAAGAATACTACAATATTTTGTGATTCCAAAAGAATAGAACAAGTATTTTCAAACTTAATTAAGAATTCTATAGATTTTGTTCCTGAAAACACAGGAAAAATAATTGTCAAGGCTAACGAATCCAAAGATGGTGAATCAGTAGTTTATTTTCTGGTTGAAGATAATGGTATTGGAGTATCTTCTGATAAAGTAAATAATTTGTTTCAAAAGTTTTATCAAATAGACACTAGTGCGACAAGAAAACATGGCGGTACAGGTCTTGGATTGGTAATATGTAAAGGCATTGTAGAAGCACATGGTGGCAAAATATGGATTGATAAATCTTACACCAATGGTCTTAGGATTATATTCACCATACCAAAAGCAACTCAAAGAAAATAA